From the Thermovirga lienii DSM 17291 genome, one window contains:
- a CDS encoding peptidase dimerization domain protein (PFAM: Peptidase family M20/M25/M40; Peptidase dimerisation domain~TIGRFAM: putative selenium metabolism hydrolase~COGs: COG0624 Acetylornithine deacetylase/Succinyl-diaminopimelate desuccinylase and related deacylase~InterPro IPR002933: IPR011650~KEGG: aco:Amico_0203 peptidase M20~PFAM: peptidase dimerisation domain protein; peptidase M20~SPTR: Peptidase M20): MLSESRRERLIKFCQDLIRIPSLSGEEKGVAQRIAQEMESLGYDKVEFDRYGNVIGTVVLGKGGRKILFEGHMDHVGISDMSKWSVDPYGAQIKDGKIYGRGSTDMKGNLSAMVLAAAFVKEDLAGELDGEINVAGCVHEECFEGVASEEIAKISRPDCVVIGEPSGLTLKRGQRGRAEVVLETYGKNAHSSNPSVGINAIKKMTKALLAIEDGFMPKRHPVLGEGILEVTDIISYPYPGASVVPDRCRCTFDRRLLEGEVKDEVLEQVKDLLSVVERDDPQFRYKVSLAVGEDRCYTGEPIIAERFAPGWIFPEDHPFVVAALEGLRSVGQHPQISHYYFCTNGSYYAGKANIPTVGFGGSLETLAHVDDEYIEIEHLQKACEGYFGISRGALLAKEVK; this comes from the coding sequence GTGTTGAGTGAAAGCAGACGAGAAAGGCTAATAAAGTTTTGCCAGGATTTGATAAGGATCCCCAGTCTTTCTGGAGAGGAGAAGGGGGTTGCCCAGCGGATAGCCCAGGAAATGGAAAGCCTGGGATACGACAAGGTGGAGTTTGACAGGTACGGCAACGTGATAGGTACCGTCGTATTGGGCAAGGGTGGGAGAAAGATACTTTTCGAGGGGCACATGGACCACGTGGGAATTTCTGACATGTCCAAGTGGAGTGTGGATCCCTACGGTGCCCAGATAAAGGACGGCAAAATTTACGGTAGAGGTTCAACGGACATGAAGGGCAACCTTTCCGCCATGGTTTTGGCTGCGGCTTTTGTCAAGGAGGACCTTGCAGGAGAGCTGGATGGGGAGATAAACGTTGCAGGATGTGTGCATGAGGAGTGCTTCGAAGGTGTGGCGTCGGAGGAGATAGCAAAGATAAGCAGGCCTGATTGCGTCGTTATAGGTGAACCCTCTGGCTTGACTCTGAAGCGAGGGCAAAGGGGCCGAGCCGAGGTGGTCCTTGAGACCTACGGCAAGAACGCCCATTCCTCAAATCCCTCCGTGGGGATAAACGCCATAAAGAAGATGACCAAAGCCCTTCTCGCCATAGAGGATGGATTCATGCCTAAAAGACACCCTGTGTTGGGGGAGGGAATTCTTGAAGTAACGGACATCATTTCGTATCCCTATCCGGGGGCCAGTGTGGTGCCTGACCGTTGTAGGTGCACCTTTGACAGAAGATTGCTGGAAGGTGAAGTCAAGGATGAAGTACTAGAGCAGGTAAAAGATCTCCTTTCAGTAGTCGAAAGAGATGACCCTCAGTTTAGGTATAAGGTCAGTCTGGCCGTAGGGGAGGATAGGTGCTATACCGGAGAGCCCATAATAGCTGAACGGTTCGCCCCCGGCTGGATATTTCCTGAGGATCACCCCTTCGTGGTTGCTGCCCTTGAAGGGCTTCGATCCGTGGGACAACACCCCCAAATATCCCATTACTACTTCTGTACCAACGGAAGCTACTACGCCGGAAAGGCTAACATTCCAACCGTTGGTTTTGGCGGGTCCTTGGAGACCCTTGCCCACGTGGATGATGAATACATAGAGATAGAGCATCTCCAGAAGGCTTGCGAGGGATATTTCGGTATATCCCGCGGTGCCCTCTTGGCGAAAGAGGTGAAATAA
- a CDS encoding peptidase dimerization domain protein (PFAM: Peptidase family M20/M25/M40; Peptidase dimerisation domain~TIGRFAM: putative selenium metabolism hydrolase~COGs: COG0624 Acetylornithine deacetylase/Succinyl-diaminopimelate desuccinylase and related deacylase~InterPro IPR002933: IPR011650~KEGG: aco:Amico_0196 peptidase dimerization domain protein~PFAM: peptidase dimerisation domain protein; peptidase M20~SPTR: Peptidase M20), producing MLTSGRKEELVKLCSNLVRIPSLSGQERLLAAFVRDTMQSMGFDDVQVDFYGSVIGTMDFGKGPCLLFEAQLDHVDVGNPFQWNHYPFGGFLEGGKIYGRGATDQKGALAAMMCAASFLKEDRLKDLCGRLVVSATVCQEKFEGVSSMLVAEKCAPDFVVTGEASGLALERGQRGRAEIVVEVSGKQAHSARPDYGVNAAVLMARLVSFIKDNFKPAKDPFLGEGIMELTSLVSYPENATGIVPDVCRAIFDRRLLPGETRSSVLLQVERLLEEAAKHIPSLNARAWISSSEYQCYTGAAISGEHFAPAWLLPEDHPFVKSCLKGLSRAGLPPRLAEGAGFGTNGCYYGGVASIPTIVFGPSRESLAHVSDEYIEIEEMYLGCMGYYGIAEQILSTENGL from the coding sequence ATGCTAACCTCAGGCCGAAAAGAGGAGCTAGTGAAGCTTTGTAGTAACCTGGTGCGCATCCCAAGCCTTTCGGGCCAGGAGCGGCTCCTTGCGGCCTTCGTAAGAGATACCATGCAGAGCATGGGCTTTGATGATGTCCAGGTTGATTTTTACGGCAGCGTAATAGGAACCATGGATTTCGGCAAGGGCCCATGTCTTCTCTTTGAGGCTCAGCTGGACCACGTAGACGTAGGAAATCCCTTTCAATGGAATCACTATCCCTTTGGAGGATTCTTGGAGGGCGGCAAAATTTACGGTAGGGGCGCTACAGACCAGAAGGGTGCCCTTGCGGCGATGATGTGTGCCGCCTCGTTCTTGAAGGAAGACCGTCTTAAGGATCTTTGTGGGCGGTTGGTGGTTTCAGCCACAGTTTGTCAGGAAAAATTTGAAGGCGTTTCCTCCATGCTTGTAGCAGAAAAATGTGCCCCAGATTTCGTTGTGACCGGTGAGGCGTCGGGTCTTGCCCTGGAACGGGGGCAGCGAGGCAGAGCCGAGATAGTCGTAGAGGTCTCAGGAAAACAGGCTCATTCTGCCAGGCCAGATTATGGTGTGAACGCAGCAGTGCTCATGGCGCGTCTTGTGAGCTTCATCAAGGACAACTTCAAGCCTGCCAAAGACCCATTTCTTGGCGAGGGCATCATGGAACTGACCAGCCTGGTTTCATATCCGGAAAACGCCACGGGCATAGTGCCAGATGTCTGCAGGGCGATCTTCGATAGAAGGCTTTTGCCTGGAGAGACTCGTTCCAGCGTTCTGCTTCAAGTGGAGCGCCTCCTGGAGGAAGCGGCAAAACATATTCCTTCTTTAAACGCAAGAGCATGGATCTCTTCTTCGGAATACCAGTGCTATACAGGTGCTGCCATATCTGGAGAACACTTTGCGCCAGCCTGGCTTTTGCCCGAGGATCATCCTTTCGTTAAAAGCTGCCTGAAAGGCCTGTCGAGGGCGGGGCTACCACCGCGGCTGGCCGAGGGGGCAGGCTTTGGGACCAACGGGTGCTACTACGGAGGGGTTGCTTCCATACCCACCATAGTTTTCGGTCCGTCGAGGGAAAGCCTGGCTCACGTGAGTGACGAGTATATTGAAATAGAGGAAATGTATCTGGGGTGCATGGGATATTACGGCATAGCAGAGCAGATTCTTTCCACAGAAAACGGGCTATAA